Proteins found in one Salvia splendens isolate huo1 chromosome 10, SspV2, whole genome shotgun sequence genomic segment:
- the LOC121751207 gene encoding putative MO25-like protein At5g47540, whose translation MSIAMKEEDALNLKKLVRKVLRNNSMKNLFKSKKPRPPAQTVRDIKTLLSYISSDSEDSSPRLHAKLAQLDADVREVKSILYGIEESEPVAEACAQVTQEFFADDTMRLLILCLPKINFETRKDATRVIANLQRQPVQSRLIASGYLEQNLDLLDVMITGYEDPSNALHYGGMLRECIRHQVVACYVLESSHMMKFFDYIQLPNFEIASDAAATFKELMTRHKSTVAYFLKENYSWFFSEFNSKMLESPNYMTRRHAVKLLGDMLLDRSNSAVMVRYVSCKNNMIVLMNLLRETHKCIQIDAFHVFKLFVANQNKPADIITILCANENKLLRFFDGFNYDKEDEMFEADKAQVVKDIRELVATTPVGCSGELLKPVVD comes from the exons ATGTCGATCGCCATGAAAGAGGAGGACGCCTTGAATTTGAAGAAGCTCGTCCGAAAGGTTTTGCGCAATAATTCCATGAAGAACCTCTTCAAATCCAAAAAACCGCGCCCTCCCGCTCAGACCGTGCGTGATATCAAGACACTGCTCTCCTACATCTCTTCTGATTCCGAAGATAGCAGCCCCAGGCTCCATGCCAAG CTGGCGCAATTGGATGCCGACGTCAGAGAGGTCAAGTCAATCCTATACGGAATTGAGGAATCGGAACCGGTTGCAGAAGCGTGCGCTCAAGTGACTCAAGAGTTCTTTGCTGATGACACTATGCGACTCCTCATTCTCTGCCTCCCCAAAATAAACTTCGAG ACTCGCAAGGACGCAACGAGAGTAATTGCTAATTTGCAAAGGCAACCGGTTCAATCGCGGTTAATTGCTTCCGGCTACTTAGAACAGAATCTTGATCTTTTGGACGTTATGATTACCGG GTACGAAGATCCTTCCAACGCTCTGCATTACGGAGGCATGTTAAGGGAATGCATACGACATCAGGTGGTCGCTTG TTATGTTTTGGAGTCATCACATATGATGAAGTTTTTCGACTACATTCAACTTCCAAACTTTGAGATTGCTTCGGATGCTGCTGCTACCTTTAAG GAGCTTATGACGCGTCACAAATCCACCGTTGCATATTTTCTCAAAGAAAACTATAGCTGG TTCTTTTCTGAGTTCAACTCAAAGATGTTGGAGTCTCCAAATTACATGACCCGCCGCCATGCTGTGAAG CTTCTAGGAGACATGTTGCTCGATAGATCTAACTCAGCGGTCATGGTGCGCTACGTCAGCTGCAAGAACAATATGATAGTTCTCATGAATCTTCTGagg GAAACGCACAAGTGCATACAGATCGACGCATTCCATGTTTTCAAG CTATTCGTGGCGAATCAGAACAAGCCTGCTGATATCATCACCATTCTGTGTGCCAACGAAAACAAACTTTTGCGCTTCTTTGACGGCTTCAACTATGACAAAG AGGATGAGATGTTTGAGGCGGACAAAGCTCAGGTTGTGAAAGATATCAGGGAACTCGTGGCGACAACGCCAGTGGGCTGCTCCGGTGAATTGTTGAAACCCGTTGTAGACTAA
- the LOC121753226 gene encoding probable long-chain-alcohol O-fatty-acyltransferase 5 gives MESGQMLNNLMEGGEIKKFAYVWLSALAALSYSRFVSSKLPKGKWRLISISPVLFLFAILPLHTPSAFIRALTAFFLTWLASFKLLLFSFDLGPLHSDPPKSLPVFLAAAALPFTLAPAASPRNPPKLPLNFPAKIAIAALLISLLFERRRNLHPIVIMLLYCLLLFLMIEIMVGLSSKAAWALLGAELQPPSDEPYLAASLQDFWGRRWNLTVSGVLREAVFQPARAAAGAAVGARAAAMVGVLASFLVSGVMHELLFWYLTPGARPSWEMTGFFVLHGVCVVAEFAGKGRWRLPGFVAVAFVIGTSFWLFFPPVMRNGVDVRVIEEIRFAGEVLLNFLFRFTT, from the coding sequence ATGGAGAGTGGCCAAATGTTGAACAATCTCATGGAGGGAGGAGAAATAAAGAAGTTCGCTTATGTCTGGTTGTCGGCGCTGGCCGCCCTCTCCTATTCCCGATTCGTCTCCTCCAAACTCCCCAAGGGAAAATGGCGCCTGATCTCGATCTCCCCCGTCCTCTTCCTCTTCGCAATCCTCCCTCTCCACACCCCCTCCGCCTTCATCAGAGCCCTCACCGCCTTCTTCCTCACCTGGCTCGCCTCCTTCAAGctcctcctcttctccttcGATCTCGGCCCTCTCCACTCCGATCCCCCCAAATCTCTCCCCGTCTtcctcgccgccgccgccctccCCTTCACCCTCGCCCCCGCCGCCTCCCCGAGAAATCCCCCGAAACTCCCCCTCAATTTTCCCGCCAAAATCGCAATCGCAGCTTTATTGATATCTCTTTTATTCGAGCGGAGGCGGAATCTGCACCCCATTGTTATAATGCTTCTTTACTGCCTTTTACTGTTCCTGATGATCGAGATTATGGTGGGGCTGTCGAGCAAGGCCGCGTGGGCCCTCCTGGGGGCGGAGCTGCAGCCGCCCTCGGACGAGCCCTACCTCGCGGCCTCGCTACAGGACTTCTGGGGCCGACGCTGGAACCTCACCGTCAGCGGCGTCCTGCGCGAGGCCGTGTTCCAGCCGGCGCGGGCGGCCGCGGGGGCGGCGGTGGGCGCGAGGGCGGCGGCGATGGTTGGGGTGCTGGCGTCGTTCCTCGTGTCGGGTGTAATGCATGAACTCCTGTTTTGGTACCTGACTCCCGGGGCCAGGCCGTCCTGGGAGATGACCGGGTTTTTCGTGCTCCACGGCGTCTGTGTGGTGGCCGAGTTCGCCGGGAAGGGGAGGTGGCGGCTGCCGGGGTTCGTGGCGGTTGCGTTTGTGATCGGGACGAGTTTCTGGCTCTTCTTTCCGCCGGTCATGAGGAACGGCGTCGATGTCAGAGTCATTGAAGAAATTCGTTTCGCGGGGGAGGTTTTGCTCAACTTCCTTTTCAGATTCACAACTTAG